From Populus alba chromosome 16, ASM523922v2, whole genome shotgun sequence:
TAGTTGCAGAGCTTGGAATAAAAGAAGAGCATGGCAACCTCAACAATCTGCAAATGTTtttgaagaaaaggagaagagcaAGAGAACTCAACAATCTTCCACGTTGATTAAGGAGATAGAACCCTTAACCATATGTGTATGTTATTGAATGTTTGGTTCAAGGTTGTTATTACATGCTTCCATTCTTTGTATATATTGCCTAAGAAACTTTTCCTCCTAGATTTGACCTTAGCAAATGGACATCAAAGATCCTAGATTAGCTAGTGTGGGagttttttagggaaaaatgaAGATGGACAATGTAAAaggaaagccaaattagtttattttttgtcaacAGGCAAAAATGGACTTTGATCTACCTAAAGAAATCATAGATGGAGTAATAAAGTTCAGTGTAGTGAGTAATAAAAACTATAGGTACTTTAGCCAACTAGAAGATGTATTatcaggaaaataaaaaaaaaattatacataataACCTTTATTTCGTGCATTAAAAAgagttaagaaaaatatttcctAATACTTTGGTCGTTTGCTAACAAAAACAAGACATACCTTGTGGAGTAAAACATGCTATAAAAGATCTAGTACTAGTAATCTATAGATCATTGGATTAAGATCAATATACAAATATATTCTCAAGTTACATGTAGTTGCAATATATTGAAGATTTATATATCAttcacaaagaaaagaaaatatagaagAAGACATCTTAAGTTGGAGTCGTTTGTGAAACTAAAAAGATTATTTGGTGTTTATACTCGAGATAAAccttttttaaaaggaaagtcCCTCCTTATTACTAAACCGAGTGTTTAAGAACATTAGTTGAAGGAAATGATTGTTTAGTCGTTTATGAAACTAAGAAGATTACTTGGTTTTTATACTCAAAAAATGCCTTTTTAAAAGGAAAGTCCCTCATGATGCTAAACTGGGTGTTTAAGAACATTAGTTAAAGGAAAGGATTCTTAATATAGAAAAAGGTAAAAGCTTGTGTTTAGAATtctatttatatagttaattaaattttttattagattattataGTTAGAGGTTTTGATATCACtataaatataatgattaatatattcataattttaaGAGTGTTGAATCAAGGTTAAATATTTACGTGGATAGtgttttatacttttaatatgTACGTACTCGGATGCTTAATCTAGTAACATGATTTATTTGCTGATCAACATGATATCACATGCATATGacacaaattaaaaatcctTAAATCGTggataatttaaaacaaatcgAAATTGGAAGAAGAAATCAAGGTGTGCCcactgaaaaaaagaagaagaaaaaaacatctagCTAGCTTGATAGGAAGTCCGAGCTCGAGCACATTACTCAGGCGATCATGATGACATTTTGGTGTGTATCCATGGCCGACCCATCATGTGAGTTTTCCTTGTCTTTCACATGAAAGGTTTATGCACATTAAACATGTGAGAAAAGAGAAAGTGGGGCTCAAAGTTAGGTCTCCCTCGTGTGATATAAGGCAGCAATGAAAGCTCAATCAATTATTTGACGTCCTTTACCATCTTTCCTATACAAGGCAGTGCAAAAACAGAGGAAATGGGGCTTGGCGTTATATCCAAAACTCTTAATTTAGAAAAGAGTTTGTTGCTAAAGTTAAAGGTTGGTGAACGGTAAatgcaaactcttgaaaaactAGTCCTGTAGTTATCCCTTGGCCTGACTTCTGTCTGTTCATCTTTAAAAAACTCCATTCTTTTCTAGAGAAGCAAATGTCAACCTTGCTTAGCCGTGGAGTTTAGGGTTGCTAAAGCTAATCAACAAGAGTTCAAGTTTCGAACATATATAACGAAGAAAACAACCAGCAACATAatcaaagaacaaaaatgaaCAAAGAAGCATATGATGTTGTGGCTCAGCGGTAGGAAGGGACCTGTTCTCTTTTTCTGTAAATGGGTTCGAATTTTACTATGCATGTTTATCATCCCCGCGGTGCTTTACAGGTTTActaggcttgcaggatgtttagTAGATTCTGGGAATTAGTTATGGTACACATAAGCTGGCCCAGATATCccggttaattaaaaaaaaaataacaaagaaaaacaaaagaaaacaaatccatcaagCTAATACATATGCTCAATTTTGCATGCCCGCACGTATTCCTATGATCGAATAAGAGTTATGTATGGAACGCTAGGGCAGAGCTCTGTTAGGTTTTCAAAACTTTATTAGTACTCAATTATCTTAATTGTTAGTAGTggaattaaatatcaaaatttcgATGAAAAAACGAAGACAAAAGTCAGAAAGTGGGCAGGGAATTTATAAAGAGCATGTGAAGATTTCCTTGCTTCAACTGCAAGAGTTAGGCCAATGTCGTTCGTCAATTTTGTAAAGGAATTCATGAAAATGGACAAGTATTAATCAAAAGCAAAGCTAACATTTTCTAAAAATAGTTCGGATGTAGATTGTGGCGAGTCAATTCTCTAGAGGAAATGCAATACCCATTTCATCGACCAGGCCACCAGgtttagatttataataaacaTGGAATCATGGGTCGAGACTTATAATTGAGTTGGGTTGAGTTTATTAGACAGGATATTAAGTACATGGTTGGATAATAATTCATTGAGtggctttgttttattttattttattcttgatttcttttgaatttctttatatCCTATGAATGGACCCGTTTTGTCTTCATGCAGTTATTATCCCATGTTCTTGGTTTGCCAAGATGTTGGACTCTAGCCAATTCTAAACTGTGTATCAATCTAATACTCCCCAGAACGCTTGTCCGTTTCAATGTTAAATAAGCTACTAGTAAAGCCCTAGAAATGTAGCGAAACCTTAAAGATTTGCCCTATCTAAACCATGTTTTTAAGGTTATCATATAAGTGATCAAAGtacattaacattaacattaacattaacagaaaagctaaaGGGTGGGAGAGAAACTATTAATCACTCATACTCATTGTAATGTGTATTACAATagtatattgtttttcttttcttttcatttttgaatttttattgttattttttaaaaaaattatatttttctatttcatctttcaatattaaatattaaagtaattGAGAATCgagttttgtatttatttatttttgcttttttataggGTCAAAGTGGTTTGCAGGTTTATCAAAGTAATTCAAGTTGCTTCAGTTTATGGGTTTAATAtggtatttcttttttctttttcattgaacCTGACTTTGTTATATATCgtctattttttctaatatagttccatgttattaaactttataaagtacaTGGATCTCTTCATAGATTTGGCTGGTTGACATGGTTCACGGGTCTGActtgtttaacttttttttttttatttcatttatagaTATCtagttaattgaaaatttaatttttataattggtttcatttcattttctataaGGTTGGTATTCAATTTTGTGATTGTCTATTTTTagtatcatatagttaaataaaaaatagttttaaaaaaagctataatCTTAGTGAAGTCTATAACTTGATTCACGTGTTTGGCATGCTAACCTAAGTTACCTTATTCACAGGTTTAATGGGTTACCCACCAATTGAATTTCACCCACCTGATTCACGtcattatcttgattttttttaaaaaaaaactatcatcttaaatttttttaaaatttaaatcatgtttttaccgGTCATTTAGGTTACTTTTAGATCCATAAAATCAACCCACTTAGCCATATTTAATGATATTGTCAAAAAAAGCTCTTTACGTTCTTAACATTcacttttacattttaaaaatattgatcttaTCGCGATAAATGCGGTACATtacactaattttattttatttttttgtgagttATGGAAGAGATTAGCATATCGATCTTTCTCTATGATAGCCTTAATGTTAGTTGAAGACTATTAGCTAAAagattcaaattgatatatatatatatatatatatataatatatatatatatatatatatatatatatatatatatatatatatatatataacaaggtAACCGAAAGCTGTCAAGATCATTTgccatgaaatatatataaagggatGCAAAGTATTTATAGCAtactatatatatgtatatatatgacaAACCGTGCGTAAATGCATAATGAGTTTTAGCGTATAGAGAATACTACGGAGAGGTAACTATAGACAAACCTAAATATTGATCCAAAATAGGATCAACCCGAGATGTTTACATATATTTAATCGCCATTAAGCAGTTGCATGGACCAGAGATCCTCCATGCTCCAATAGTTTTCGTTCAGTTCTTGAGGTATATTCCCACCAGAAAAAGCCCCCACGTCTCCTTGATATAATGGCGGACAATACGTCTCCATTTGGTCGGTTGCGCTGGAAACTTGGCAAGTACTGCTCCCATGTTCATTAGTCTCAGAACTCCCCGCCGCAAATGGTTCAGTTTGCTTAGTATGCTTCTTGATTCTAGTTCTCCAGTAATTCTTTATCTCGTTGTCGGTCCTCCCTGGAAGATGCTTTGCAATTTTCGACCACCTACACGTGCCAAGAATTTCCTTCCGGTCAGTTCTTTTATGATATGCATATGATCCATGTTTGAggaagaatttgaaaaaaaaaagctcaagaaATCAAGTGTGAGGACGAACTTGTTTCCAGAAATTGTTCGACCAGTATATATGTAAACAGATGACATTATAAGACTATTGACATGACCACACAAGACAccacattttgttttctttcaggGACAAGACGCATAAATCTCACAATTAAACCAAGATAGCTTTGTGAGGTCCCCTCTCCCTTGAGCTAAAGTTCATATGAAATGGTAGAGGAATAGTTGGTGTAAATAATAATTACCAGACCCATGAATTGTTGAATGTGTTAGATTTACAGGATGGCTGACTTTTGAGATGCGGAATTACAGTGGTAGGAAATCTTCGCACTacattttctagaaaaaaaaggttttacaaATCAGAATCTGCAATGGAAAAGGCATTTGTACATCAAAAGCCAAagatttaatttgaagtttCTATGCTTTTATAAGTGTTTAGATCTCTAATCATTCATAGaggaaatgttaaaaaaaccaaaaaaaaaaaaaaatccatacaaATATGTAGTGATATCCAACAATTTTGagtagaaaatatatcaaactcGCAATCACATATACAGTACCTACAACCACAGTAAAAAAACCAGacaataaaaggaaataaacaatttaccagaaaaaaaagagttagaacAATATGGTTAATGTCTACGTCAATCCATTCAAAACAGCTTCTCTTTCTCGGAAAAGGAGGGATTCCCATATGAcaacttggaagaaaaaaaaaccttcaaatatatagaaaataagaaaCCAGAAACTTTTGTTGCCAATTCTGTATGGATTTCATTCACGTTGCCCACAAGTGgccagtataaaaaatatagctttAATATTAGATTCTGATATATTTTTAGAACCCTTTCAGGACTTCGGACCCGATTACCCTCGGTGTGAAAGACTCCTTTTTTGTGCGtgttgaagagagaaaaaaaaattacctttttattttttgagtaatACTTTTACACCGTTGAGCGGGGATCCATCATCCTTCATGCATCCAGCACACAAGTAGCCGCAATCTCCTAATGATTTTGGTGACTATCTTGGGtgaaatatatacatatatatatgttgttgtTATAGTTTTGGGGTCAGggatttgatatataaaagaagaaaaaatcgtGCGTGATCTCTTCAAATACTTTGGTCTTCTTGACCTTCAAGAGCtgattaatttgatgattttccatatatatatatgtttgctAGATTTCATTAAAAAGTGATGATCCCCCAGCTCCATCTTATCATATAACAACTAAAATTAGAGAATATTTTAAAGCTGAAAAGTTTTGCTAGCCACATGTTGTAAATCCCCATGTGTTGAATTCAAATTCTTGCTAGGAACAGCTCAGACCCTACCTAGCTAGCAACATTTATTTCTCCTCCTCATGTACATTGAGGCTGTCCGAAGAAACTAGGGACTTTAAGAACGGTGCTTTCCTCGATAACAAGTATAGCTAAGAAATCAGGGAATTGAATCTCTTCTACGTCTTCCAGTATCGACAAACATACAATGCAATACTTTTTTACTGCTAGAGCATGGTGGAGAAAGGAAAAGTAAGTAAAgccacacacacatatatatgcaTATATTTCTTGAACCTGTTTCCCAACTTAGCATGCAGCTCCATGATCAAGAGCTGTTCTTCAGGAGTAATATTCCCTCTTCGAAGGTCAGGCCGCAAGTAGTTGAGCCAACGGAGCCTGCAACTCTTTCCGGTACGTTTCAGACCTACAAGGtaatcaaacaaaaagataGCTTGTGTTGCTTGCTGAccaatataataacaaaaataattttggatgataatattagaaatattggTGCAACGTACTGATCATACAAGTTTATTGTGGTTGGCCCTATCTTACAATATCATGGTAATTCCTTATAGTACAATTTTTTCAGTTAGAAACATTTGCAAAATTTATCGTTGTGCTCCTTCATCTTCCCTACTTACTGCCCCTATctttttctggtttttgttCTGCTTGCCTCATCAGTTTTCTCTCTTCCTGatcattgtgttttttattttttcaattgaatcttTTCTGTCGTTTTAGATAGCCATTTTCTGACCAtcttgtgtaatttttttttttattactcttGATAAAATTATGATCTCATTTTCACAAGGAAAAAAGGCTGACAGAGAAGAAATGGTGCAATAGATTACCTGCAGCTTTTGCAAGCGAGTTCCATACACCTTCACCATGGTTCGCGATGTAGTTGGTTAAGATCAAGTCTTCTTCCAAGGTCCATGGCCCTTTTCTCACTTCAACATCCTGAGAGTTGCATGGACTTTTATCCATTTCTTTCTcttggagagggagagagagagaagtagaAAAGgtttgaaagagaaagagagagggggagggggagggggagggggaggggagaGAGTGATATAATGAGATAAGGAGGGTTGCTATGGGTTTTTGTAGAGGAAATCtaagataatataatattatctaGCTGGTAATCGACATTAATCTGTGTCACAGATGAGATCCGTTGATATAAGTATGTTCttggtattttttgtttttgtatttttaaaaatgaggtagaaaaattttaaattttttttctatatatatatatatataatatttttatattattttgatgatcttatgtcaaaactaattttttaaaaataaaaaaatattattttgatgcattttcgaatgaaaaacactttgaaaagcaaccacaatcatattttcaaacaaccTCTAGaacttgtttgaaaatatagttacggttgtttttcaaaatgttttttactttaaaatatatcaaaataaaaatttttttatttattaaaaattatttttaatatcagcgcattaaaatgatctaaaaaatactaaaaatatattaatttaaaataaaaaaataataatctttttcaaaaaaaattttaaaatataaaaataaacatgtcttTAATAGCTAAATGCATTGTCCGTAGGATAAAAGtgtatgttaatattttatgtatatatttgcatgaatataaagctcaaattcttatttttattaattttataaacttaacattgtattataacaattaaataacaaatactCAAAGACAA
This genomic window contains:
- the LOC118052724 gene encoding MYB-like transcription factor EOBII is translated as MDKSPCNSQDVEVRKGPWTLEEDLILTNYIANHGEGVWNSLAKAAGLKRTGKSCRLRWLNYLRPDLRRGNITPEEQLLIMELHAKLGNRWSKIAKHLPGRTDNEIKNYWRTRIKKHTKQTEPFAAGSSETNEHGSSTCQVSSATDQMETYCPPLYQGDVGAFSGGNIPQELNENYWSMEDLWSMQLLNGD